From the Camarhynchus parvulus chromosome 13, STF_HiC, whole genome shotgun sequence genome, one window contains:
- the SPRY4 gene encoding protein sprouty homolog 4 → MEPRIPHNITVVPNSVMVQPLLDSRIPYGRLQHPLTILPIDQMKSTHLENDYTDNPGASQPPAQKRPRAPQELGSASQHPQRCEQDVTHPWISFSGRPSSISSSSSTSSDQRLLDHMAPVPVAEQSSPRAVRIQPKVINCKPLDLKGPVSQELDKHFLLCEACGKCKCKECALPRTLPSCWVCNQECLCSAQNLVNYSTCMCLVKGIFYHCTNEDDEGTCADQPCSCSQSNCCARWSFMSALSLVLPCLLCYLPATGCVKLSQRCYDRVSRPGCRCKNTNSVICKALPESKGAEKPF, encoded by the coding sequence ATGGAGCCCCGGATCCCTCACAACATCACCGTTGTTCCCAACTCTGTGATGGTGCAGCCCTTGCTGGACAGCCGGATCCCCTACGGGCGGCTGCAGCACCCTCTGACCATCCTGCCCATCGACCAGATGAAGAGCACCCACCTGGAGAACGACTACACCGACAACCCCGGCGCCTCCCAGCCGCCCGCCCAGAAGCGTCCCCGAgccccccaggagctgggctcgGCCAGCCAGCACCCGCAGCGCTGCGAGCAGGATGTCACCCACCCCTGGATCTCCTTCAGTGGGCgccccagctccatcagcagcagcagcagcacgtcCTCAGACCAAAGGCTGCTGGACCACATGGCCCCGGTGCCCGTGGCGGAGCAATCGTCCCCCCGCGCCGTCCGCATCCAGCCCAAGGTGATCAACTGCAAACCCCTGGACCTGAAGGGCCCCGTGTCCCAGGAGCTGGACAAGCACTTCCTGCTGTGCGAGGCCTGTGGGAAATGCAAGTGCAAGGAGTGTGCCCTGCCCCGGACTCTGCCCTCGTGCTGGGTGTGCAACCAGGAGTGTCTGTGCTCGGCGCAGAACCTGGTCAACTACTCCACCTGCATGTGCCTGGTCAAGGGCATCTTCTACCACTGCACCAACGAGGACGACGAGGGCACGTGCGCtgaccagccctgctcctgctcccagtccAACTGCTGCGCCCGCTGGTCCTTCATGAGCgccctgtccctggtgctgccctgcctgctctgctaCCTGCCGGCCACCGGCTGCGTCAAGCTGTCCCAGCGATGCTACGACCGAGTGAGCCGGCCCGGGTGCAGATGCAAAAACACAAACAGTGTCATTTGCAAGGCATTGCCCGAGAGCAAAGGGGCAGAAAAGCCCTTTTAA